Within the Stenotrophomonas sp. 610A2 genome, the region GGCCGATTCCACCGGCGGCCCGATCCAGTCCGGGTTGGCCATTGCCTGCTCGATGGTGATCGGCGTGGGCGCGGCATGGGCGTTGCCGAAAGCGGTCAACAACAGCAGGGACAGGGGCAGCAGCTTGGGCATCATTCGGCACCGGTGAAAGGGAACCGAACAAGGGTAGCAGCCACCAACTGCGCGGGGCTGGGCCACAGGTCATGGAGGCGGGGTTCGGCGGCTGAGCTGCCGGAATCGGCAATGTTTTGCGCCCTCCCGTTGGCGCAGCCAGGGAAAAGGGAAGAAGCGTAGTGCCGAGCCATGCTCGGCAGAGGCTTTACCGGTAAGGCCCCTGCCGAGCATGGCTCGGCACTACAGGGGGCAGGAGCCGCTGCGACTTTTTGACGCACTGCGACAACCGGTCACATCCGTTCTTAACCAATACCGGACCAGAATCGCCCCAATTAAAAAGTTGCGGAGAAGCGGCCGTGGAAGCGCTGCTGTTGTCCCGGATCCAGTTCGGATTCGTGGTGAGTTTTCATGTGCTGTTCCCGGCCTTCACCATCGGTACGGCCAGCTGGTTGGCCTTCGTTGAATGGCGTTGGCTGCGTACCCGCAACCCGGTCTGGCGCGAGCTGTTTTTCTTCTGGCAGAAGATCTTCGCCGTGTCCTTCGGCATGGGCGTGGTCAGTGGCATCGTCATGGCCTTCCAGTTCGGCACCAACTGGCCGCGCCTGAGTGAAGTGGCCGGCACGGTGATCGGGCCATTGCTCACGTACGAGGTGTTGACCGCGTTCTTCCTCGAGGCGAGTTTCCTCGGCGTGATGCTGTTCGGTTGGGAAAAAGTCTCGCCGCGCCTGCACTTCTTCTCCACCTGCATGGTGGCGTTGGGCACGCTGTTTTCCACGTTCTGGATCCTGTCTTCCAACAGCTGGCTGCACACGCCGGCCGGCTACGCGCTGGTCGATGGCATCGTGCACCCGCAGGACTGGTGGCAGATCGTGTTCAACCCGTCCTTCCCTTACCGACTGGCGCATATGGCGCTGGGTTCGTTCATCACCACGTGCTTTGTCATCGGCGGTGTCGGTGCCTGGTATCTGCGTCGTGGTGTGCATGTGGAAGCTGGTCGCAAGATGCTGGTGGCAGCCGTCGCATTCGCCGCGTTGACGGTGCCGGTGCAGATCTTCGTTGGTGACATGCATGGCTTGAACACGCTGGAGCACCAGCCGATGAAGATCGCCGCGATGGAGGCGCACTGGCATGAGAGCAAGCCCGGCGAAGGCGTACCGCTGGTGGTGTTCGCCGTGCCGAATGAAAAGGAAGAGCGCAACGATTACGAGATCGCCATTCCCAAGCTCGGCAGCGTGATCCTGACCCACAGCACAGACGGTACCTTCGCGCCGCTGACCTCGGTGCCGGCCAGTGAGCGGCCGCCGGTGGTGCCGGTGTTCTATGCGTTCCGCATCATGGTCGGGATCGGCACGTTGATGCTGGTGCTGGCGTGGATCTCGGCCTTCCAGCTATGGCGTGGGCGTCTGCTGGAATCCAAATGGCTGCTGCGCGGATGGAACTGGATGTTGCCCAGTGGCTTCATCGCGCTGGTATCGGGTTGGTTCGTTACCGAGATGGGCCGGCAACCCTGGGTGGTTTACGGGTTGCTGCGTACTGCCGATGCGGTCGGTACGCAGAGTGTGTGGATGACGGTGCTGTCGCTGACTGTTTACGTGATCGGCTATCTGTTCGTGTTTGGCTGGGGCATCTGGTACCTGGTCAAGATCATGCGCAGTGGCCCGGCGCCACATGGGCAGCCGCCGCGCGACGACGGCATGCACACCCCGGCGCGGCCGCTGTCCGGCGTCAATGAACCGCTGGAGGAGCGCTGACATGGAGATGACAACCTGGCTGCCGGTGGCATGGTTCGCGGTGATCGGCTTCGGCGTGCTGATGTATGTGGTGCTGGATGGCTTCGTGCTCGGCATCGGCATACTCGCGCCGTTTGCCGAGGACGAGCAGCAGCTCGACGTGATGATGAATACCGCTGCGCCGATCTGGGACGGCAATGAGACCTGGCTGGTGCTCGGCGGCGCCGGTCTGATGACGGCGTTCCCGCAGGTGTATGCGGTACTGTTGTCGGGCCTGTATCTGCCGGTACTGTTGTTGGTGATGGGACTGGTGTTCCGTGGCGTGGCCTTCGAGTTCCGCTTCAAGGCGCACCGTTCGCGTGCGCTGTGGAGCGTGTCGTTCGCGCTGGGCTCGCTGCTGGCTTCGTTCGCGCAGGGCGTGATCCTCGGCGCGCTGGTGCAGGGCTTGCCGATGCAGGACGGGCAATACAGCGGCGGTGCCTTCGGCTGGTTCAGTCCGTTCTCGATGCTGACCGGTGTGGCGGTGGTCACCGGCTACGCGCTGCTTGGCAGCACCTGGCTGATCCTCAAGACCGAGGGTCGCGAGCAGGCCTTGGCACGCTCGCTGACGCGGCCGTTGATGGTGGCAGTGATCGTGTTCATGGGCCTGGTCAGTACCTGGCTGCCGTTCCTGCAGTCGCGGGTGATGGAGCGCTGGTTCAGCGATGGCAACTTCTGGTGGCTGTCGCCGGTGCCATTGCTGACCCTGGCCGTGGCGGTGGCGCTATGGCGCAGCGCCATGCACCCGCGCCGCGACCTGCCGCCATTCCTGCTGACCCTGGCGCTGTTCGTGCTCGGTTTCGTCGGCCTGGTGCTGGGCATGTGGCCCTACCTGTTGCCGCCGCACCTGACCCTGTGGCAGGCCGCTGCGCCGGCGTCTTCGCTGGGTTTCAGCATGGTCGGGCTGGTGCTGCTGTTGCCGGTGATCCTCGGCTATACGGTGTGGTCGTACCGGGTGTTCCGCGGCAAGGTGACCGCCGAAACCGGCTATCACTGAACCGTGGCGACATGGCCCGGCTTGCCAGCCGGGCCGCCCGGGGCCAAGCTGGCCGCCCGTTGTGGCCGCCGCCGTGATGGGCAGTCCATCGAACGAGGTCATCGTAGTCGCATGTCGGTTGTTCCCGAGCAGTTGCCAAGTCCTTCCCGTCATCCATTGGCCAATGGTGAGCTGCGCCGCTTGCTGGCGGTGGGCAAGGATCGTTCGGTCGATCTGCAGACCTTCTTCGCGCATGTGCGCGGCGTGGCCGCGCTGCTGCCGGCGGCTGAGCATGCAATCAACCTCTGCGATGACCGCTATCGCTTCCTGGTGGCGTTCTGCGCGGTGGCCTTGCGTGGGCAGGTGAACCTGCTGCCTTCGTCGCGTGCAGCTGCCGTCGTCGCCGATGTACAGCAGCGCTATGCGCAGACGTATTGCATCAGCGACGACGCGCTCGAGCAGTTGCCAGCGGACAGCTTCGTGTTGCCCGCGGAGCTGCCGCAGCTGAACGGCGATCTGCCGCAGCTGGCCAGCGACCAACTGGTGGCGATCGGCTTCACGTCCGGGAGCACTGGTACGCCCAGTGCCAACAGCAAGACCTGGGGTTCGTTCCTGGCCAGCACCGCGCAGAACCTGCAGGCGTTGCAGAGCCTTTGGGGTGATGCGCAGCCAGCGCTGGTGGCGACGGTGCCGTCGCAGCACATGTACGGCATGGAGATGGCGGTGCTGCTGCCCTTGCTGGCGCCGGCGACCTTGCAGGCCGGACGTCCGTTCTTTCCGCAGGACGTGGTGCTGGCACTGCAGCAGGTGCAGGCGCCGCGCGTGCTGATCACCACGCCGGTGCACCTCAAGGCGCTGGTGGAATCAGGTGTGGAATTGCCGCCGCTGGCCGGTATCGTCACCGCCACCGCGCCGCTGTCGCAGGAACTTGCGGCGGCTGCCGAGCAGGCATTCGCCACCGAGGTGCGGGAGATGTTCGGTTCCACCGAGACCTGCATCTTCGCGCGTCGCCGCACCGCCAGTGAGTTGGCCTGGAGCCTGTTGCCCGGGGTGCGGCTGGAGCCGCAGCCCGATGGCACGCGGGTGCATGCGGCGCATCTGTCCGCGCCGGTATGCCTGGCCGATCTGGTCGAACTGCTGCCAGGTGATCGCTTCGTGCTGCGTGGCCGCCGCGCCGACCTGCTGGAAATTGCCGGCAAGCGCGCCTCGCTGGGCGACCTGACCCGCAAGCTGCAGGCCGTGCCCGGTGTGGTCGATGCGGTGGTGGTGCAGTTGGCGCCCGAACCCGGCCATGCGGTTGGCCGCATCGCCGCGCTGGTGGTGGCGCCAGATCGTGAAGAGGTCGATATCCTGCGCGAACTGCGTGAGTTCATGGATCCGGTGT harbors:
- a CDS encoding AMP-binding protein, with translation MSVVPEQLPSPSRHPLANGELRRLLAVGKDRSVDLQTFFAHVRGVAALLPAAEHAINLCDDRYRFLVAFCAVALRGQVNLLPSSRAAAVVADVQQRYAQTYCISDDALEQLPADSFVLPAELPQLNGDLPQLASDQLVAIGFTSGSTGTPSANSKTWGSFLASTAQNLQALQSLWGDAQPALVATVPSQHMYGMEMAVLLPLLAPATLQAGRPFFPQDVVLALQQVQAPRVLITTPVHLKALVESGVELPPLAGIVTATAPLSQELAAAAEQAFATEVREMFGSTETCIFARRRTASELAWSLLPGVRLEPQPDGTRVHAAHLSAPVCLADLVELLPGDRFVLRGRRADLLEIAGKRASLGDLTRKLQAVPGVVDAVVVQLAPEPGHAVGRIAALVVAPDREEVDILRELREFMDPVFLPRPLRKVAVLPRNDTGKLPRDAVLALLGH
- the cydB gene encoding cytochrome d ubiquinol oxidase subunit II, which encodes MEMTTWLPVAWFAVIGFGVLMYVVLDGFVLGIGILAPFAEDEQQLDVMMNTAAPIWDGNETWLVLGGAGLMTAFPQVYAVLLSGLYLPVLLLVMGLVFRGVAFEFRFKAHRSRALWSVSFALGSLLASFAQGVILGALVQGLPMQDGQYSGGAFGWFSPFSMLTGVAVVTGYALLGSTWLILKTEGREQALARSLTRPLMVAVIVFMGLVSTWLPFLQSRVMERWFSDGNFWWLSPVPLLTLAVAVALWRSAMHPRRDLPPFLLTLALFVLGFVGLVLGMWPYLLPPHLTLWQAAAPASSLGFSMVGLVLLLPVILGYTVWSYRVFRGKVTAETGYH
- a CDS encoding cytochrome ubiquinol oxidase subunit I, translating into MEALLLSRIQFGFVVSFHVLFPAFTIGTASWLAFVEWRWLRTRNPVWRELFFFWQKIFAVSFGMGVVSGIVMAFQFGTNWPRLSEVAGTVIGPLLTYEVLTAFFLEASFLGVMLFGWEKVSPRLHFFSTCMVALGTLFSTFWILSSNSWLHTPAGYALVDGIVHPQDWWQIVFNPSFPYRLAHMALGSFITTCFVIGGVGAWYLRRGVHVEAGRKMLVAAVAFAALTVPVQIFVGDMHGLNTLEHQPMKIAAMEAHWHESKPGEGVPLVVFAVPNEKEERNDYEIAIPKLGSVILTHSTDGTFAPLTSVPASERPPVVPVFYAFRIMVGIGTLMLVLAWISAFQLWRGRLLESKWLLRGWNWMLPSGFIALVSGWFVTEMGRQPWVVYGLLRTADAVGTQSVWMTVLSLTVYVIGYLFVFGWGIWYLVKIMRSGPAPHGQPPRDDGMHTPARPLSGVNEPLEER